A genomic stretch from Strongyloides ratti genome assembly S_ratti_ED321, chromosome : 1 includes:
- a CDS encoding Ubiquinone biosynthesis monooxygenase COQ6 — MVFNSLVQTRRFLSSSKLYDVVVVGGGMVGNAMAAALGSSPVMKESNILLLEAGKTQKLSKPSEVFSNRVSAVSPASTNLFKNLNIWDDILKYRVGPVQEMRVMDDCSQSNIFFEPDLSSEVIAHIIENNVIIGCLYNKISKLNNVEVKEEIRVTDIQLPLTIGDLAKIKLSDGSSISTNLVIGADGFNSLVRKAMGTNYTTWNYDQMGIVCTLKINTDGFKNNTAWQRFTPLGPLALLPLNDNFSSLVWTTSTENAKRLLNLNEEDFIKELNYHLQTESKQNSCVNQTLFLFEKFINNLPLGSASEKASLNTNVKIPSVLSLQTDTRAAFPLGFGHAHNYIAPRSVLIGDAAHRMHPLAGQGVNLGWSDVRILVDVIEKLMKEGGDLGSVTYLKEYESKAQKHNLPVMVGVDWLNRLYRTDFTPVVMARSLGLFGVNKLTPLKDFIIHQASH, encoded by the exons ATGGTTTTCAATTCTCTGGTACAGACACGTCGTTTTTTATCAAGTTCTAAGTTATATgatgttgttgttgttggtGGAGGAATGGTTGGAAATGCAATGGCAGCGGCATTAGGATCATCACCAGTCATGAAAGAATCAAACATTCTACTTCTAGAAGCAGGAAAAACTCAAAAACTTTCTAAACCATCAGAAGTATTTAGCAATCGAGTTTCAGCTGTAAGTCCTGCATCAactaatctttttaaaa atttaaatatatgggatgatattttaaagtatcgTGTTGGTCCTGTACAAGAAATGCGTGTAATGGATGATTGTTCTcaatcaaatatattttttgaaccAGATTTATCTTCTGAAGTTATTGCACATATTATTGAGAATAATGTTATCATAGgatgtttatataataaaatttctaaactTAATAATGTTGAAGTAAAGGAAGAAATTCGTGTTACTGATATTCAACTTCCTTTAACAATTGGTGATTTAGCTAAAATTAAACTAAGTGATGGAAGTTCAATATCAACAAATCTTGTTATTGGAGCTGATGGATTTAATTCTTTAGTAAGAAAGGCAATGGGAACAAATTATACAACATGGAATTATGATCAAATGGGAATTGTTTGTAcacttaaaataaatactgatggtttcaaaaataatacagCTTGGCAACGTTTTACACCATTAGGTCCTTTAGCTTTATTACCtcttaatgataattttagtTCTCTTGTATGGACGACATCTACTGAAAATGCTAAGAgactattaaatttaaatgaagaagattttattaaagaattaaattaCCATCTTCAAACTGAATCAAAGCAAAATTCTTGTGTTAATCAAACTTTGTTTttgtttgaaaaatttataaataatttgccATTAGGTTCAGCTTCTGAGAAAGCATCTCTTAATACAAATGTCAAAATTCCTAGTGTATTATCTTTACAGACAGATACACGTGCTGCATTTCCTCTTGGATTTGGTCATGCTCATAATTATATAGCACCTCGATCAGTATTGATTGGAGATGCTGCTCATAGAATGCACCCTTTAGCTGGTCAAGGAGTTAATTTAGGATGGTCAGATGTTAGAATATTAGTAGatgttattgaaaaattaatgaaagaaGGTGGTGACTTGGGAAGtgtaacatatttaaaagaatatgaaAGTAAAGCACAAAAACACAATCTTCCTGTAATGGTTGGAGTTGATTGGTTAAATAGATTGTATAGAACTGATTTTACACCAGTCGTTATGGCACGATCATTAGGATTATTTGGTGTTAATAAGTTGACTCCATTGAAAGATTTTATAATTCATCAAGCATCACATTAG